The following coding sequences lie in one Babylonia areolata isolate BAREFJ2019XMU chromosome 7, ASM4173473v1, whole genome shotgun sequence genomic window:
- the LOC143284091 gene encoding uncharacterized protein LOC143284091, translated as MKLFLVLCCLVASTLAGYLYPHGGYYGSGAGYHAPAGGYNGGYHAPAGGYYGGYHAPAGGYNGGYHAPAGGYYGGYRGAAVGGHAPAGGFGGVHALTGDFGGVVAPARRVVVAPAGGVVAPAGGFVAPAGGFVGPAAGVGGAGAGFGAGFGAGSGAGSGAGAAGVTAGGGVAAADAAKEWTTHANAARRSAARAGDFGQNRAAFGNDAARAAARAQHANSAYADRGGNAHHFANNANHAADQAAANNFGRYGWWDGDHWNNWRKHQNHGEGDHWHKGRRHHDDINYAKDKNYDKWDSQNGGLEEAGSDNHHALDHLKDRAGSYHHNVDKDAAHANAANAHKADHHAAASQNAASHDAHSSDWGRHAANNAGSYGRNKDWANRLHSSHGANRLWDDARRSASDVYKNLAADQGNYHKSLGYGHGLAAIGGYANRPGYYGNGYAPYGHGYAGDGHYGGGYVGGAPLVGPGYVAGVGHGGVVGAGGPAVAHGPAVGVGGVVAHGPAFGVGGGVVGAGGVVGAGGVVAPGPAVAGGVVGAGGVVGAGGVVGAGGVVGAGGVAGGVVGPAGVGVAGGAHAAHADDRSVRDGLRQSDGAATAHSARAHYNRNQWLGGRDTAHDRYAHNAAVDKGAANAANKAGHHADKADAAHSDAAWASNADHSKASYDEDAWKKEAEKTRLHDRHNDHNLYKKWFNNRRHGGDDKERLKFNRNQLDDIFGKHAAFNKDSAQAGHHGNWKNHHRTNGHNAHAARQGAAAQNGHSDDWSKAADGYQNANAAGNAQDASRNSGWNNAAFGRNQARNAFDNAALNAHQAHRGASTSGLNGAAGAVGAGVGAGGLGAGVGAGLGGGLGAGGLGGGVGAGLGAGGLGVGVGAGLGAGGLGGAFGHGLGGALSHGFGGAHGHGLGGSGYASHGYPASGGYHGGYNGGYGGH; from the exons ATGAAG TTGTTCCTTGTCCTCTGCTGCCTGGTGGCAAGCACATTGGCTGGGTACCTCTATCCTCATGGCGGCTACTACGGATCGGGTGCTGGCTACCACGCACCTGCTGGCGGCTACAACGGAGGCTACCACGCACCTGCTGGGGGCTATTACGGAGGCTACCACGCACCTGCTGGGGGCTATAACGGAGGCTACCACGCACCTGCTGGGGGCTACTACGGAGGCTACCGTGGAGCGGCTGTAGGCGGCCATGCGCCTGCTGGAGGCTTTGGAGGCGTCCATGCGCTTACTGGAGACTTTGGAGGCGTCGTTGCTCCTGCTAGACGCGTCGTCGTTGCTCCTGCTGGAGGCGTCGTTGCTCCTGCTGGAGGCTTCGTTGCACCTGCTGGAGGCTTCGTGGGACCAGCGGCTGGTGTGGGCGGAGCGGGCGCTGGCTTCGGCGCTGGCTTCGGCGCTGGATCAGGGGCTGGATCAGGGGCTGGTGCCGCGGGTGTGACTGCAGGAGGAGGTGTTGCT GCTGCGGACGCCGCGAAAGAGTGGACGACCCATGCCAACGCGGCACGTAGATCGGCAGCACGTGCGGGTGACTTCGGTCAGAACCGTGCTGCTTTCGGAAACGACGCGGCGCGTGCTGCCGCAAGGGCTCAGCATGCCAACAGCGC ATACGCGGATCGCGGTGGGAATGCGCACCACTTCGCCAACAATGCCAACCACGCCGCTGACCAAGCTGCTGCCAACAATTTCGGACGGTACGGCTGGTGGGACGGGGACCACTGGAACAACTGGAGGAAACACCAGAACCACGGTGAAGGCGACCACTGGCACAAG GGACGCCGCCACCACGATGATATCAACTATGCCAAGGACAAGAATTATGACAAGTGGGACTCGCAGAACGGAGGATTGGAAGAGGCAGGGAGCGACAACCACCACGCCCTGGATCACCTCAAGGACCGTGCCGGCAGCTACCACCACAACGTGGACAAGGACGCTGCTCACGCCAACGCCGCCAACGCTCACAAGGCTGACCATCATGCTGCCGCCTCTCAGAACGCCGCCTCTCACGACGCCCACTCTAGTGACTGGGGTCGCCACGCGGCCAACAATGCTGGCAGCTACGGGCGTAACAAGGACTGGGCCAACAGGCTCCACAGCAGCCATGGAGCCAACCGTCTGTGGGACGACGCCCGCCGCTCCGCTTCCGACGTCTACAAGAACCTGGCCGCCGATCAGGGCAACTACCACAAGAGTCTGGGCTATGGTCATGGTCTGGCCGCCATTGGAGGCTATGCTAACAGGCCTGGGTACTACGGTAACGGCTATGCTCCTTACGGACATGGCTATGCCGGTGATGGTCACTATGGAGGAGGGTACGTTGGTGGCGCTCCTCTGGTAGGACCTGGGTACGTTGCTGGAGTTGGTCATGGTGGTGTTGTAGGTGCCGGTGGTCCTGCTGTTGCTCATGGtcctgctgttggtgttggtggtgttgttgctcatGGTCCTgcttttggtgttggtggtggtgttgtcggtgctggtggtgttgtcggtgctggtggtgttgttgctcctggtcctgctgttgctggtggtgttgtcggtgctggtggtgttgtcggtgctggtggtgttgtcggtgctggtggtgttgtcggtgctggtggtgttgctggcgGTGTTGTCGGTCCTGCTGGCGTCGGCGTTGCTGGTGGCGCTCACGCTGCTCACGCTGATGACAGGTCTGTCAGAGATGGACTCCGTCAGTCTGACGGTGCTGCCACGGCACACAGTGCCAGAGCCCACTACAACCGTAACCAGTGGCTCGGTGGTCGAGACACTGCCCATGACCGCTATGCCCACAACGCTGCTGTCGACAAAGGAGCAGCTAATGCTGCTAACAAAGCTGGCCACCACGCTGACAAGGCTGATGCCGCTCACTCTGATGCTGCCTGGGCTTCTAACGCTGATCACAGCAAGGCTTCCTACGATGAAGACGCCTGGAAGAAAGAGGCGGAGAAGACGCGCCTTCACGACCGCCACAACGACCACAACCTCTACAAGAAATGGTTCAACAACAGACGCCATGGTGGTGACGACAAGGAGCGCCTCAAGTTCAACAGAAACCAACTGGACGATATCTTCGGCAAACACGCTGCCTTCAACAAGGACTCGGCTCAGGCCGGCCACCACGGCAACTGGAAAAACCACCACAGAACCAACGGACACAACGCTCACGCTGCCCGCCAGGGTGCCGCAGCTCAGAACGGTCACAGCGACGACTGGAGTAAGGCCGCCGACGGCTACCAGAACGCCAACGCCGCTGGCAATGCACAGGACGCCTCCCGTAACAGCGGCTGGAACAACGCGGCCTTTGGCAGGAACCAGGCCAGAAACGCCTTTGACAACGCCGCACTGAACGCCCATCAGGCTCACCGCGGTGCCAGCACTTCAGGACTCAACGGAGCGGCTGGAGCTGTCGGTGCAGGTGTCGGTGCAGGTGGTTTGGGTGCTGGTGTTGGAGCTGGTCTTGGAGGAGGTCTTGGAGCAGGTGgtctgggtggtggtgttggagcaGGTCTTGGAGCAGGTGGTCTGGGTGTTGGTGTCGGAGCAGGTCTTGGAGCAGGTGGTTTGGGCGGAGCCTTCGGTCATGGTCTTGGTGGAGCTTTGAGTCATGGGTTTGGTGGAGCTCACGGCCACGGACTTGGAGGTTCGGGATACGCCTCTCATGGCTACCCTGCCAGCGGTGGATACCATGGTGGCTACAACGGTGGCTACGGCGGTCACTAA